Proteins from a single region of Clupea harengus chromosome 5, Ch_v2.0.2, whole genome shotgun sequence:
- the rbl1 gene encoding retinoblastoma-like protein 1 isoform X1, with protein MRGDESDSESGKTDDSSVRKSLEALCQELNMDEETAAEAMQNFTAIWNTYTLEGDVVHWLACSLYAACRKGSTPTVGKGLMEGNCVSLTRILRSSKLSLIQFFSKMKKWSDMSNLSQDFRNRISRLERNFEVSTVIFRKFEPIFMDMFQDPQGEPPRQPRSRKHRRLPCHISDVFKFCWTLFVYTKGNFQMIGDDLVNSYHLLLCCLDLVFGNAMLCSNRKDLINPLFKGLPKDWPDTASSGQPPCVIDKLCELHDGLVVEAKGIKEHYFKPYIKRLFERKILKGNDDNLTELLDTSNFIDNNKAINREYEEYVLTVGDFDERVFLGADADEEIGTPRKVTAEAAGGHMSARMQVESNLQQHFDKKRSLAPSTPLTGRRYLKEKELLVTPVSSATQSVSRLQSMVTGLRNTPSEALLNIFKTCSRDPADIIQNRVKTLGETFKQNYTKQSDNMPGSHMDFAEKRLKLAEILYYKILENIMAQEMKRLQGKDMACCQVLLEQDIFHCSLMACCLEVVLFAYSSQKTFPWIIEVFKLQPYYFYKVIEVFIRSEEGLSRDMVKHLNSIEEQVLESRAWSRDSVLWEVLKTANNKVPSVEEVNFASNFDTGSSSSSGGGGGGGGPSHLPLVALSPIIHPRIREVRTGLGASARKDVPPSPISLHDRYSSPTAGSAKRRLFGDDMQPQSPIKRFSVTPIKIIPTSNDATLSSQTTTVLSMATANGQQLNIPLPGMGASPFFVKAVKNDMSGITVIQVQSSDVSPLTAQVLLTASPGRPIAPPAPTVPEPQVSNKPRRTGSLALFFRKVYHLASVRLRDLCLKLDISPELRGKIWTCFEHSILQSTELMKDRHLDQLLLCAIYIISKITKEDHAFQDIMKCYRSQPQASSHVYRSVLLRKVYKEAVAAADENMEVDQPAEEVDGNKDGERTANGERESEEERGDLIQFYNSVYVLKMKGFALKYATQSAENRMEAPPLSPFPSVRAGPLSPRRISQRHSIYISPHKNGPCLTPSYTYKFSGSPSKELSDINRMIRQGGVSKKRAFTMEGDETESPTKRLCQESEDVLLKRLQDVVSERAHH; from the exons GGCGATGTTGTTCACTGGCTGGCTTGTTCGCTGTATGCAGCCTGCAGAAAGGGCTCTACCCCGACTGTGGGCAAGGGCCTCATGGAGGGaaactgtgtgtctctgactagAATCCTCAGGTCCTCCAAGCTGAG CTTGATTCAGTTCTTCAGCAAAATGAAGAAATGGTCAGACATGTCAAACCTGTCCCAGGATTTTCGTAATCGCATCAGCCGCCTGGAGAGGAATTTCGAAGTATCCACTGTAATTTTCCGCAAATTTGAGCCAATCTTCATGGACATGTTCCAAGACCCTCAAGGGGAGCCACCCCGACAGCCCAGAAGCAGGAAACACAG ACGCCTTCCCTGTCACATTAGTGATGTCTTCAAGTTCTGCTGGACACTTTTTGTGTACACCAAGG GGAATTTCCAAATGATTGGCGATGACTTGGTGAACTCGTATCACCTCCTGCTGTGCTGTCTGGACTTGGTGTTTGGCAATGCCATGCTCTGCTCAAACAGAAAAGACCTTATCAACCCTCTCTTCAAAG GGCTACCCAAAGACTGGCCCGACACAGCCTCCTCTGGACAGCCCCCCTGCGTGATTGACAAGCTGTGCGAGTTGCACGATGGACTGGTGGTGGAGGCCAAAGGCATCAAGGAGCACTACTTCAAGCCCTACATCAAACGCCTCTTTGAGAGAAAG ATACTAAAAGGAAATGATGACAACTTGACTGAACTGCTGGATACATCCAACTTCATCGATAACAA TAAAGCCATTAACCGCGAGTATGAAGAGTACGTACTGACTGTCGGGGACTTTGACGAGCGCGTGTTCCTGGGAGCCGATGCTGACGAGGAGATTGGGACGCCCCGCAAGGTCACGGCTGAAGCGGCGGGGGGACATATGTCTGCCAGGATGCAGGTGGAATCCAACCTGCAGCAGCACTTTGATAAG AAACGCTCTCTGGCGCCCTCTACCCCCCTGACGGGGCGGCGCTACctgaaggagaaggagctgcTGGTGACGCCCGTGTCCTCTGCTACCCAGAGCGTCAGTCGGCTGCAGAGCATGGTGACCGGCCTGCGCAACACGCCCAGCGAGGCCCTGCTCAACATCTTCAA GACGTGCTCTCGTGACCCCGCTGACATTATTCAGAATCGTGTGAAGACCCTGGGGGAGACCTTCAAGCAGAACTACACCAAACAGTCTGATAACATGCCAGGCTCACATATGG ATTTTGCAGAAAAACGATTGAAACTGGCTGAAATCCTGTACTACAAGATTCTGGAGAATATCATGGCTCAGGAAATGAAAAGGCTCCAAGGAAAAGACATGGCT TGCTGTCAGGTCTTGTTGGAGCAGGACATTTTCCACTGTTCACTGATGGCCTGCTGTCTGGAGGTGGTGCTCTTTGCCTACAGTTCCCAGAAGACCTTTCCCTGGATTATTGAAGTCTTCAAACTACAACCATATTACTTCTATAAG GTAATTGAGGTCTTCATTCGCTCTGAGGAAGGCCTGTCCAGGGACATGGTGAAGCACCTGAACAGCATTGAGGAGCAGGTGCTGGAGAGCAGGGCCTGGAGCAGGGACTCAGTGCTGTGGGAGGTCCTCAAAACTGCCAACAACAAAGTCCCCTCAGTGGAGGAG GTGAATTTTGCCAGCAACTTTGAcacgggcagcagcagcagcagcggcggaggtggtggtggtgggggtccaTCTCACCTGCCCTTGGTGGCCCTCTCCCCCATCATCCACCCCCGCATCAGAGAGGTGCGCACCGGTCTGGGGGCCAGCGCTCGCAAAG aCGTTCCACCCTCACCCATCTCCCTGCACGACCGCTACAGCTCACCCACTGCCGGCAGTGCCAAGAGGCGCCTGTTCGGGGACGACATGCAGCCCCAGTCTCCCATCAAGCGGTTCTCTGTCACCCCCATCAAGATCATCCCTACGTCGAACGACGCCACACTATCATCACAGACCACCACTGTGCTCTCTATGGCCACAGCAAATGGCCAGCAGCTCAATATACCGCTGCCAGGTATGGGTGCCTCACCCTTCTTtgtcaaag CTGTGAAGAACGACATGAGCGGCATCACGGTGATCCAGGTGCAGTCGAGTGACGTCAGCCCCCTCACGGCTCAGGTGCTGCTGACGGCCTCCCCCGGCCGGCCCATcgcgccccccgcccccaccgTCCCCGAGCCCCAGGTTTCCAACAAGCCCCGGCGCACGGGCTCACTGGCGCTGTTCTTCAGGAAG GTGTACCACTTGGCCAGCGTGCGTCTGCGGGACCTGTGTCTGAAGCTGGACATTTCCCCGGAGCTGCGGGGGAAGATCTGGACGTGCTTTGAGCACTCCATCTTACAGAGCACTGAGCTCATGAAGGACCGGCACCTGGACCAGCTGCTCCTCTGTGCCATCTACATCATCTCAAAG ATAACAAAAGAGGACCACGCTTTCCAGGACATCATGAAATGTTACCGTAGCCAGCCACAAGCCAGCAGTCAT GTGTACCGCAGTGTCCTCCTGAGGAAGGTCTACAAAGAGGCGGTAGCAGCAGCCGACGAGAACATGGAGGTGGACCAGCCTGCGGAGGAGG TGGACGGAAATAAAGATGGTGAGCGCACAGCGAACGGCGAGCGTGAATCAGAAGAGGAGCGTGGTGACCTCATTCAGTTCTACAACTCGGTGTATGTCCTGAAGATGAAAGGCTTTGCCCTCAAATACGCCACACAGAGTGCAGAAAACCGG atggaggcaCCCCCGTTGTCTCCGTTCCCGTCCGTGCGAGCCGGGCCCTTGTCCCCCCGCCGTATCTCCCAGAGACACTCCATTTACATCTCCCCCCACAAGAACGGCCCCTGCCTTACCCCCAGCTACACATACAAGTTCAGTGGCAGCCCCTCCAAG GAACTGAGCGACATCAACCGCATGATCCGGCAAGGAGGGGTGAGCAAGAAGCGTGCATTCACCATGGAGGGCGACGAAACGGAGTCGCCCACCAAGCGCCTGTGCCAGGAGAGCGAGGACGTGCTGCTCAAGCGCCTGCAGGATGTGGTGAGCGAGCGGGCCCACCACTGA